The following DNA comes from [Chlorobium] sp. 445.
ATCACCAGCTTCTTGTATATTCATTCCAAAATCAATGATGTTCATCAAAATTTGTACATGTCCAAGCGGTTGAAACTCACCACCCATCACCCCAAAACTCATAAACGGCTCTCCGTCTTTTGTTACAAACGCAGGAATAATCGTGTGAAATGGTCGCTTGTGTGGTGCATAGACATTCGCTTCCCCTTCATTTAAGGAGAAAAGTTCACCTCGATCTTGCAGCATAAAGCCCAGACCATCAGGCACCATCCCTGAACCCATTCCACGATAATTGCTTTGAATTAGTGAGACCATATTACCATCCTTGTCTGCAGTTGTCAGATAAATTGTGCCACCTTCTTTGAGTGCAGGGTTACCTGCTTCGACACGACGCGCGGCACGCTCCATGCTAATCAACTTGCGCCGCTCGTTCGCATAGTCTTTGGAAATCAGTGCTGCAACGGGCACCTTTACAAAATCAGGGTCAGCGTAGTACTTGGCTCGGTCCTCAAAAGCCAGTTTCTTAGCTTCAACGAAAAGATGCACATGCTCTTTGCTACCAAAAGGAATTTGCTTGAAAGCGTAGCCTTCGAGAATATTTAGCATCTGCAGTGCTGCAATGCCCTGACTGTTTGGCGGCAACTCCCAGACTTCGTAGCCACGATAAGTTGTAGATACAGGCTCTACCCACTCCGATTTATGGTCTGCAAAATCGCGCGCTGACAGAAATCCCCCTTGTGCTTTGATAAAGGCTTCAATGATTTTCGGAATTTCACCTTTGTAGAACGCGTCTCTTCCACCGTTTGCAATTTTTTCGAGCGTATTTGCCAAAAGTGGATTTTTGAAGATTTCCCCTTTCTTGGGCGTTTGTCCATTTGGTGCATACACTTCCTTGACATTTGGAAACTGTGATAGCGCTGCCACATTTCGTTCTAAGTAGTATGCAATGAGTTCTGAGACAGGGAAGCCCTCGCGTGCATATTTGATGGTTGGGGCAAGCAGCGTTTTCATTGGCAATTTGCCAAACCTTTTGTGGAGTTCGAACCATCCATCCACACAGCCCGGCACCGTTACTGGGAGCGGTCCTACTGCAGGAATATGCTTAATGCCTTTTTCTTTGAAATAGCTCAGCGTGAGTGTGTAAGGCGAGCGTCCGCTTCCATTTAAGCCGTAGAGTTTTTTGGTTTTGGCGTCCCACACGATTGCGAAAATATCGCCGCCGATACCGCAGCCTGTCGGTTCCATCAAGCCTAAGGCCGCATTGGCCGCAATCGCTGCGTCGACAGCAGAACCACCCTGTTTGAGAATCTCAAGACCCACTTGCGTGGCGAGCGGTTGACTGGTGCAGACCATTCCATTTTGTGCAATCACTTCTGAGCGTGAGGCAAAGCTTTTGCCTGTAATGCGGTCTTGCGCGCTTAGCAGCGGAGCAAGGCAACACAGCACACCTGCACAGAGTGCAGCCCTAAAAAATGATGATGCATTGTCATTGGCTTATTGTTTTGATTTTTCTCGTTCAAACTTCTGAGAGCATGAAGAATTTATGCGCTTCATTCGTAACGTCTACAAAGCAGGAGAAACTTTTTGATGGGGAGGAATTATGGAAACTGTTTTGCTTGCCCTTTTCGGCTTTTTTATGCTGCTGTTTGTGGTGCTCTTTTTCGGGTGCGAAAGTGTCTCATCGCTTCTCGGTGGCAGTGACGGAGAAGACCGCTCGCTTTTTATGCAGCGGCACGACCGGCAGCATCGCATGCAGCGGTCGCACCGACTTTCTTAGGCTTGTTGAGCCGCTTGTTTGTTGAATAGCACTTTGCGCACGAAGTAGTCGACGCCAAAGAACAGCGCAACGAACAGCACATCACCGACGGCTTGATTACGGAAAAATGGAATAGCAGCTACGTAACAAGCCACTAATCCTTCTATGGTATAACCATACCAACCGCTTAGCCATACCCCGAAATTCGTTATTACAAAGAAACTTACAGACGAGAGCAACGTGCCTACTGCCAAGCGTCCATAGCTAAACTGCGCGCGAATCCAAAAACCAATCATCGCTACCACTGCAAATGCACCATAGACATAGCACATACCACTGTGGAATCCCGGGAATGCTAAAAATCCCGTTCGGTAGAAAAGTTCAAAAATGCCGTCAGAGAGCAGCATGGCAAGCAGTGGGATAGTTATTGCCCGCTTTTTGTCGGCGATTTTATTTGTGCCATAGAGCGCTACTGCAGAGATTGCGGTAAAGTTTGGTGGGTGTGGAATGATGCGCGAGAGTGCGCCCAAAAAACCAGGATAAATTCCATTTTTATTAAAGTTAAGGTTTTGTGGTTTTAACGGCTGCTAATTTACAAAGATTTTTCG
Coding sequences within:
- the ggt gene encoding gamma-glutamyltransferase → MVCTSQPLATQVGLEILKQGGSAVDAAIAANAALGLMEPTGCGIGGDIFAIVWDAKTKKLYGLNGSGRSPYTLTLSYFKEKGIKHIPAVGPLPVTVPGCVDGWFELHKRFGKLPMKTLLAPTIKYAREGFPVSELIAYYLERNVAALSQFPNVKEVYAPNGQTPKKGEIFKNPLLANTLEKIANGGRDAFYKGEIPKIIEAFIKAQGGFLSARDFADHKSEWVEPVSTTYRGYEVWELPPNSQGIAALQMLNILEGYAFKQIPFGSKEHVHLFVEAKKLAFEDRAKYYADPDFVKVPVAALISKDYANERRKLISMERAARRVEAGNPALKEGGTIYLTTADKDGNMVSLIQSNYRGMGSGMVPDGLGFMLQDRGELFSLNEGEANVYAPHKRPFHTIIPAFVTKDGEPFMSFGVMGGEFQPLGHVQILMNIIDFGMNIQEAGDAPRIAHEGSSEPTGEKMTDGGTILLETGFPHETIRELLKMGHRVSFSLSGYGGYQGIRYDAKNKVYYGASESRKDGQAAGY